The Anopheles gambiae chromosome 2, idAnoGambNW_F1_1, whole genome shotgun sequence genomic sequence CGGAAAAGGGCCTAAGCGCTAAAGCTTCGTACGAAAAACGCTCGTACGCACCAAAACAGAACCAAAAATTGCTCAACCAAAAACCTAAAACACCGGCTCCGATAAGCGTGTTAAGTAGacgaatgaatgaatgcaGTGGTTCTGCCGAGCAGGTCCCAAGCATTATTGCGGAATCTTTGCAGCACTCATGTTCTTAAGGCACGCACTTTTACTATCGTTTAATGGGAGAAGCGTGTTTAGGAAATAGGAACACTTCCCAAACTAATGCTAAATGTATGAGGGTCACTAAAGCCGAAGTCGAGCAGTTAAGTGAGGGCTCAGGGTTCAGGGAACGACTAGCATCACTTAGCTTAGCACGTTTATTGGgcatatgtttgtgtgtttccctTGGCATTAATAGCGAAATGGAATTAGTTCTAATCAAATGTAAATATTGCCCTACGTACTGAAGCAAGAACAATGCGACCTTTGAGCGATTATTGATCGCAAAAGCCGTGATAGAGGAGAATAGAAACATCAAAGTTGAAATtacttttgattgtttttaaggAACGATTAAATTGGCTCCTTTAAATTTCAGTAACACAACTCTATCATAGCTCTATCATAGCTCTACGAATGCTACCGCTAACGCGAACCATTCGTGCCGCTGGACGCCACGTGTCCCATCCAAAGTTCGTAAAGGCTCCTAATTGACTCAATTGGCCGTGCTTTATGTGGTGCAGTTGTGTGCTGATGAAATCATATTGTCAAATGATAAACGATCGTGTACGGCGTACCCCGATTTctgtagaaaaaaagagagaacgaggAAGAGGCAACAGAGAGCAATGCATCATCAAAATGGCACAGTCAACGCTGTAAGATTTGCCGGCTCGGTTTCTCCCATCAATGCGCCAACTTCAATGATCGTGGACGGTAATGATTAGTATATCAAACATCCGGCCCAGCCTGTCCTTCTGAGCCGACGACATTGAAAAGTGCAACGGCCGGGACTGCCTGCTCTAATGATGCATCCTAATGAATACGGCCATGCGTGACAGACAGGGAAGTTTGCGGTATACAATTAGCGCCTCACTTTTGGCTCAATTCAAACCAGCTAGAGAGGATAGGAAATGGTAGTTGTATGTGAGAGTGATGATAAAAATGTTCCTATTGCTCTGTGCTGGTAATCTTAATTAGGTTCAAGAGTATAGCACACAACGGCcgcgtcagcagcagcatcatcatcatcaactctcaaacacacaccacacacccgTCTGGCGGGTCGGCATGTAGGTCATCTGTGTGTTCCGTTTATTGGCCCGGCAGGCAGCAGGCAGTGTTGTTTATCTTAACGCTGGTCCCATTGGCCAGTGGAATGATTATAACCCACAGGAACAAGCACGAACGTACCCCCGGCCCAAGTGTTATAAAGTGATGCAATTTTGTAGTTTAAACACCACCCACCACCCTAGGAGGAGCAGTCTGAGTCAGtcagtcggtcggtcggtcatCATACGCGAGAGTCACCTTCGGGTGGGCCGTGTGGGTGCGTGATGGAAATGGAATTGGCCAATCAAATGGGGGGGAGAGCACAATCATTATATGTAGCTCCAAATATTTTTAAAGGTAGAAATAGATCGTTTCCGATCCAACACTCCCAATCGTATGCGTTGCCTGCTCCTCGCTATAACACAATCATTTACGGCCGGTTGAAGAGACGAATGATTCTGTGGTAGCATTATAGAAGCATATGTATGTTTGTGCTACACCCACTCAGGCTGTCTGCGGCTGCACTCAATGGATCAAGACGAACGATCGCTAGCATCAATCAGACCATAAAAATGtggatctgttttttttttgttttaatgttgttCCACACCGTGGGCAGGAAACAATTGATTTGATACAGGGAGACACCCCGTCTTGACCTGAGAGGGCGTATAAATCTTTTCCAATCGGTGTTACTAACCTCCCCTATACGTACGTGACGACGTGATCGTGTCAAATAGATTGGTTTGGCAGCTCTCCGGTGGGTGTGTTTGTAGGAAGCTGAAAAAGAAGAGATTTATTTAGTAGCACAATCGTTTTTTAATCTTCAGAATAAGCCTAATTTTTCACAGATTTTGGAAAACATTGATTATGACACTACCATTATGCCACCGTCGGTATTAACGttctaaatttatttttcctttttttgtgtttctttctaCTGCAGCAGTCCCGGCGTACACCAGGATGCCACCATGGACAACTCATGTAAGTAGTGTTGATTTCAAAACCTTTGTCAAACCCACTTGATGACAGCTCGTTACGTTCGAATCAAAAAAGTTTGGAATGCACTGTGAACACCGTTTAAGTAGGCAGTGCATTTTTGCTAGCAGTACCACACTGCTGTTTACTATGGAAAAAGTTGCTACACCGAACTCACGGATACTACCAGCATGGCAGGGGCCAAACGAAAATTGGACTGGATCTCTAGTGAATGCACGCCTTTGCGACAACGAGAAGATAAATCGAACCTCGCTTCAGACAATGTTAACCGACATCAACTGATTggtgtgtttctgtttgcaGTTTACAATGGTTTTGGATGCGACGGCATCTTCGTCCAGTGAAGCAATATTCACCCCCTTTCGTTCAATGTGTACTTGATTGGGTAGCACTGTAATGcgtaacgtttttttttctctctcgctcttcaTTCAACAGATGCGATGGGATTCCGTTCGCCCTCGATAAACGCCCTGACCGGTCACGGTTCGCCGGTTCAGGTGCGCTCGCTGCGCGACAACGAGGAGGAAATTTCCACCCTGCGCAAGGAAAACTTCAATCTGAAGCTACGCATTTACTTCCTCGAGCAGAAGGCGGGCATCTGCACCGACAATGACACGCCCGGCGGACTGGGTGTAACCTCATCGTCCGCGTCCAACACGTCGTGCGATGGGAACTATCTGAAACAGAACATCGATCTTAAGGTATGTTCGCGGGATGCCATTTTCCATGCATGAGTGATTGTTGTAACGCACCATTAACcttttcgggtttttttttttatttttcgcagGTCGAGGTAGAATCGTTACGGCAGGATCTGCAAAGCAAGCATGATCTGCTGTGCCAGGCCGTCAAGGCGATGGAAGTGCTGGAGGAAAGCCACAAGAAGGCGGAGGAACGGCACCGCGAGCTGGTGAACGATCTGAACCATCGCATCGAGAACCATCAGGCCGAGATTCGGTCGCTGGAGCTGATGGCGGgcgagctgcagaagcagcaccgTGAGCTGCAGCTGTCCACCAGCTTGCGGGGCGATCCggagctacagcagcagcaggagcagcacgCGGCcgaagagggaaaggagggcatgaCGACGCGGGACAATGTCGGCGAAAGCTTGCTCGACTTTCTGGACGcggtgcagcagcacagcgagCTGAGCGTGCAGGAGAAGCTGAAGGTGCTGGAGATGGAGAACGCCGTCCGGCAGTGCCAGGAGCGTAACGAGCAGCTCACCCGCCAGGTGGAACAGCTGCAGGCCATCATCGAGGAGAAGGCGAGCAAGATCAGCCAGCTGGAGATGGAGCTGGGCGAGCTGCGGTTCGAGAATGCGGAGCTGCGGGAGGAAAGCGAAAAGCCACAAAGCAACATTGAGGTAAGTCGTGGGGGTCGTCTGAGCTAATGGATTAATTGTTTATTCGTTTCTATACTTCGTTTTTCAATGGTTTGTTGCTTCATGAGTTTGAGTAGTTGGAATTGAAAGAACAATTTAAATAGAGCCTTTCTTACCAACACTTTTCCTAAGGAATCTGCCCGCATCGAACGTTCGTCAAGCTTCTTAGAGAGGCGAAAGGATCGCTCGATCAAGTTCTTGTTCGAACAAGAAGTGGCACAAACTTCAACCTCAATGCATTTAGTGCAGCTCGAACAGCACGATAGTAGCTGTGTTCGGTGTTTTACTGTCGAATCAGTTAGCTCAACAAACGGTCCAGCAGAAGGCCCCGGCGAAAGCGAGCTCAATCTGCCGGACGTTTGCCTTCCGTGTGACGAGCTGCAGAGCTACTGTCCTCCTCCCCGTCCTCCATCGGACGCAGGTAGGAGGACGAAGTTCACGAAATCTGGCACCGCTGCCGCCCCACTGCTCTGCCGTCGCGTCATTAACGAATGGGCAAATCAATACTTTATCATCGAACCACGGCTCGGGCAGGAAGGGGAAGCATCTTCCTGTTGGATGGAAACTGCTCACTCTACTCTGCCACACCAGTGGCCCCACATTGTACAGTGGTGTCTGCAGAAGCTGAACCTTTCCAGCAGTTTAGTTCGGTCGGAGCTGTGAAGCGATGCAATCAATTTCTATGCCTAAATTTAAAGTCTAAATTGGCAATTGGAATGCGATTTTCTGAATAGGATTTTGAAATATAAGACAATGTTTACCGAATTTGCACCATTTTCtaccatttttatcatttttttttgtctgttttttgtgtttcttccaCAGATTGATCGACTTAAGAAGCAAAACTTTGATATTCGGGCCGAGCTGGCGGAGAAGCTGTGCGTGCTCGACGACACCGAGACGAAGCTAAAGGAGAAAACGCTCGAGTGCACCAAGACCTGCAAAATGGTGGAAAAGTTGATCAAAACCATCACCGAGCAGGACAAGGAGCTGGAGAAGCTGAAGCGAAACTCGGTAAGAcacaagcgagcgagcgcgtgTGACGTTAATCCATTTATTTATTCCGTCATGTTCTATTTATGTTGATCTTTCcgttcatttccttccttttttgtgtttttgttttttttttttactacaaaATGACGggataaaaacatgaaaaaagccGATAGAAGCGAACGCCGGTGGTCGCGAGCCGCCGATCCGAAAGGTATTTTCTCTTTAAACGCTTTTGGACCGTTTTTTTCTAGCTCTGCAGCAGCACGCACCCATTAATTTTTATTGCGCTCGCACCAACAAAGAAGAAAGCGGGAAGGGACAGAACGTTCTTTAATATGTAGCTCTCTTTTGTACATTAATTGCATTGCATTTTTAAACAGTCGGCAAGCGTTCGCGGTGGAAAGCCTAGTCCAAATCCGGCTAGTCGCCGTTAAATCATCCCTCTCGTGGCATTCAagaggatgatgatggggcGTTTTAACACCGGTGTCCCGACGAGATTTACATATACATGCTCCTTCTTTTATTAACGATTTTAGCCAAACGTGCTGAAGTTGTTTGACAAAATGCGTTTAATATATTAATTGACTGTGAGTAATATTTATTAGAAGCAAACTTTGTGTGTCGGTGATGGAGCTGAATCCGGGCCTGGGCGCTTCCGGTGTAAATATTGGATCATGTGATAGTGATTTAacaacccacaaacacacacacacgtacacgatCACGCGTATGAAGCTTTGCACCATCCATATAAACAGCAGTGTGCTGTGcacgtgttttgtttaataaaaacaattttgtgtttcatttttcaccaACACTGCTTTCCCCATTCTAATTGACTTTTTTTCGTGACGATCCTTTTGCAGAACATTTCACTTCACTCCGAGCACGGCATGAACGGTGGTGCAACGGGCGCCCTGGCTGGTGTGGCCGCGCTGGCTGTGCCCGAAATCGTGGACCAGGACCGCAAACCGGTCAGCCAGGCCGAGTACGACGCGCTGGTGCAGCGGGcgaagctgctgcagcagaagAACGACACGCTGATCCACAAGCTGTGCGGCAACGGTGGGGCGGGCGACCATCGGAACGAtcgcaacatcatcatcaagcaGCTGAACGACGAGCTGATCAAGGCGCGCGAAGAGGCGGAAAAGGCCCAGAAGTGGCGCAAAGAGTACGCGGACCTGTGCGCGATCTCGACGCACCGGCTCGAGGAGCTGGCCGGCTTTCTCGATTCGCTGCTGCGGAACAAGGAGCTGATCGGGTCGCTGTCGACGGACAGCCGGAAGGCAATCCGCAACGCGGTCGATCGCAGCCTGGATTTGTCGCGCAGCCTCAACATGTCGATCTCGGTGACGGGGCTTTCGCTGATcggcaccaacaacaacagtctGGCGCAGCTGAGCTGCCTGTCGGGCTATCTGGATCAGTCGGCCGTCCTGGAGCATGGCGAGCACAGCAGTGCCGGCGACGATGTGGACGACGAGCACGATAAGGAAAACCGCGCGTCGAACGTGAAAGGACAGACCATTCAGACCGGCGGTCATGGTGCGCTGTTTGGGGGGCTGAACCAAACGAAGCAGATGATCGAAACGTTGCGCGCAGAGAACAAAGCATTGCGGGGCGAGCtgatggagcagcagcagctgcagcagcagcagcatcaacagcgaaCTCGGCGCCGCGAAAGCAAGGAGCGCAAGTCCGTCCCCATCGAGCCGATTTCCGACTCGGAAGCGTGGTCCGAACCGGATCGGGGCGTTTCGCTCGCACGCATCGGGCTCGAGGACAGCTCTTCGGCTTTGCTGCGGCAAAAGAACGGTCCAGCCGGCGGTCCGACGGCGTCACTAAGCTCGCCAACGTCGGGCGCTGCTGCGCTGGAACTGAGCTCCACCTCAGACAACGAACCCGGATTGTTGGCTGCTGCCGGTCTTTCCTCGCAGCGGAAAAGCGCAACCGTGGCTGAAATGAAACAGCTGCAGGAGACGGTCGCATCGCTCAGCAAAGAGCTGCAGGACAAGAACGGAACGCTGCTGACCGTACAGAGCCAGCTGGTCGATCTGGACAGTGAGCTGCAGCGGGAGCGAATCCGGGCCGCCAAAGCGCAAACGGAAGCGACCGAAACGCGCCAACTGTCCGAACGGTGGGAACGGGACGCCGCGGTGCACAGGGAACAGGCTGAACAGGCCGCCCAACGGCTGGCGGCGCTCGAGGGCGACATTCGGCAGCGCGATGCGCTGATCGAGAAGCTGCGCAAGGAGCGCGAACAGGCGGCGGTCGATCTGCGCGTGGCCATGATGAAGCTGGAAACGATGCAGTCCGAGTACggcgagctgcagcagcggcaccGGCGCGAACTGGACGCCATGCTGGcgaaggagcagcagcagctggaggaGCTGCGCCAGAGCCTCACCGAATCATTCCGCAACGAGCTGCAGCTGAAGCAGCAATCGTTCGACACGGCCCTGGCCCAGAACTACATCTCCAAAAACATCCACCAGGAGAAGGTGCGCGAGCTGAACGAGCTGCACTACCGGCTGGAGGATGCGCACAACGACCTGTCCGCGATGGCCGAGGCGGAGGAGCAGCTGCGCCGCCAGCTGGCCGACTGCGAGCGCAGCGCGGCGGCGATGAAGAAGAGCCTCGACGAGGCGACGCTGCAAGCGTCCAAGGCAGCGATCGAGCGGACGAAGGCGCTGAACGAGAAGCGCCAGCTCGAGACCGAGCTCGGCTTCGCGCACGACGAGCTGGAGCAGCTGAAGGTGGAGAAGAACGCACTGAACGAGCAGCTGCAGACCATCATTcggacgcagcagcagcagcagcatccacgCAGTCCACGTGGTTCCGGCGGCGGCAACCAATCAGCGTCCGGAACGGACGAAGAAATTACGCCCGGTGTACGGCGACAGCTCGAGAACTCATCGCCCGATCTCGGCATCGAGAGTGATCCCGGCCGGCTCTCGAACGTGGAGCTCAAGTTTGCGACCTCGCCGCAGCAGCGTCCCCTTCTCAAAACGCTGGAACTGACGAAATCCATGTCCAACTTGCTATTGAATCCGAACCAGGAAGGTAAGTGTTGTTTGTCGCCTATCTTCGACCCATTTCCGTTCCTCCGTCGTACCTCGCAGAAAACTAATTATTTTCGTCATTATTTTCGCTTCAGTCAAACCGGAGAGCAGTGGAGAATCGTCCAAGGGGGCGGCTGGCGGCGAACAGCAGGAAGGTGGTGGGGTCGATAAGACGACGGTGATCCATCACGACTGTGCCAAGATCGAGGTCGACTACAGGGATCTGATGCATCGGTACAACAAAACGCGCCACTATCTGGCCGTTGCGTACGACAAAATCAAATCCTCCAACAAGGTGAAGAAGCAGCTGGAGATTGAGGTGAAGCAGCAGATCCACAAGACGAACGTCGTGCTGAAGACGGTGCAGCGCAATCTGGATTCGGGCAACGATGGCGCTGGTGAGCATTGAGCTTTGAGTAGagaggcaggcaggcaggcaggcagggcCACAACAAACACCAAtgcaacggttttttttttttttgtaacaaacAGTGGGagtgttttcatttaattttgtatatatatgtgagtgtgtataatGTCAGAAAGAGAGCAATGAGTGCGCGAGgtgaaagcaaaaaaccaCAATGGTGTATACACTGACAACACATCAGAGTAGGCGGACTGAACACAGCCGGGAGAGGGAAAAAGCTCATTCCAGATTCCATTTCCGTTGCGATTCAGTCTAATCGGGTGTGTGTTAGACCGttgtatacatttttaaacCGCTGTGTAAAAGGGAACCCCCTCCAAGGACTGTTTAAAGGAAAGTGTTTGAATTTGCAGACAATTgtgtacatatatatatatgaggACAGAGGTGTGCGAGGTAAAAGGCTGTAGCGAGGGCGTGTGTGAAAGATCAGTTGAAaaataggaaagaaaaaaggatttaTTGCGGTTTAGGAGGAGCTTCGATTGTCAGAGAAttgcgtcagcagcagcagcagcaagagcgACGAGCGTGTTTGTAACGTACTGTAAAACGTGTTTGGGAGAATGTGAACCTGCTGGAATGTGAGACTAACTTATTTGCGTACTGTTATTTGataatgtgtgtatttgtgagGACGACGACATGATTGGTCCGATCTGTAAATCGAGACACGGTATTAGACAAAAAAGGAGGACAAGAAGGCGGAGGTGACAAAATAAATCCAATAATATTGTTTGATAATAGAAGCTGAGTACCTACCGTTGTTTGTTGTCAACGCCTACTGTCGGTAGAAGAATAATCTTGTACTGAAGGTACTGAACAGACTGAGCGATGTGCTTTTTGGAGCGAACCCACGACTCCCGATTCCGTCTCCGGCAAAATCCGAACCACTaattccgcccggagtcgttcggagtcttccggagtctttcagagtcgtccgaagtcacCCAGGCtggttcggagtcggagtagaccggagtcgtccggaatcgttctgagccgtctggagtcgcccggCATCGTTTgaagtcgtctagagtcggagtcgaccggaatcggagtcatTTGCAGTTGTTAGGCGGCGATCGGAATCGACAGGAGCCGTCCGGTACAATGTGCTTGTGACCAGGCATTacattttgttgtatttttttgtcttttactTTGTGCGTGAACTTCATTGTCTCGAAAGTCAACTCCGGCTGACTTCGGAAGTCTGCGActccaaccgattccggacgactccgaatgactccgacttcggacgactgcAGAAGCCTTCCGGACgtctctggacgacttcgaacTAACTCCTGAAGACTCCGGATAACTCCTACTcccaacgactccggataatgcagGGCGGATCTATCTTCTGGAGACGATTCCCAAAAAATCGAGATCGGAtcggagccgactccggatttttgtcaactttacccatcactagaacAGCTTTACGGCTAGTTCGGTGTCTTTTGCTTTACATAATTATCTGCAAATGAAAGAAGTGTGATATCCACGCATTATtcaacacacataaaaaaacgccaacaaacaacacagcTCGTGATTGATGATTGACATTCGTTGCTGTCTGTACTTAAGGATTTGCTTCCACATGTGCTGCTAACGTtctctcccttccctcccttcctaCATCGTTCTCATCTATCATCGTACATTCGTTTTACCGTGAATATTGAACTTGTTTCACACTACACCGCCCttggttttttgctgttttcgtTATTTAAATCACAAATCTTCGTTGAAATTCTATAAAATAGAGCATCCACCTGTACTGGGGCATGTATCATATTACGGACATAATATATATAGTGTGTGCATCTTTGGcggtcttttttgtgttttcttctgtGCAACCGTCCGCTCTTAGCATGTAAgttctgtgtgcatgtgtgtgtgtctgtgcgtgcgCCACAAGGATAAGATGCCAAAGCGGACCAACTATCGCAAAGCCTTAACACGGGTCCTCTCCACCCTCTCTCCCCGCTATCTCTACACCTAACATGACTTAAAACGAGCAAGCGCGCATTAACCGCGACCGCGACTAGTGTTagtggtttggtttggttttgtgtttgtttgtgcgtttGTTCGCCCTAAATTATCTCTCTTACCATCTTTTAATCGTGTTCGCCACGATAAACATCTGAAACAACGTCCGAGGCCAAGAAACGGCAAACTACTTGCTGTGCGAGAATACATTGCTACGAACAAATACGCTCTACTTACTGTCTTACTAATTGCTCGTTGTCCATAAAAGGGGGGTTGTTTGTTGTGGTGAAGCAGCAAAGCAACAGCTCGCAATCTAGGCTCTAGCAGAAGAGCTTGCAGTTTGCCTTCACGCGCTTTCTTACTCTAACGCCTAAAAGCTGTGACCTTCCCTTTTTAGTGCTCTCTTCCAGCGCATCATACATTTATACACATCTTACCAGGCATTTTATACTTTGTACGAAAGACTTATGTGGGGGTATATTGACCATGTTGCACGAGAACCTTTCATCCATCTGCCATCGACCACAAATCTTTATCGTAAAGCGaattttgtgtttgatttcgACTGCtaattctgctgctgctgctgctgctgctgctactactggtTACTGCTCGCGCTTCCCTGCGCATTGTTAAACTGATTGATGGCGACGATGTGCTTCTCCTCGTGGTACGTGCGCAGTATGTGTCCCAGCACCGACGACGTATCGTTATCGCTAAGCCACATGCTCATCGTGGAAGAGTTGTCCAGCATGGAGATCAGCGCTGCGCGGGAGATGAAGCAAAACCGATTTAAGCAAAGAGACAACTGCGGCCAGAGCGTTTTCTCTACTTACCGATAAACATTTTCGGGTTTCCTAGACTAATTTGTACTTGCGGTGAACCCATCAGGACACGCAGGATTGGCGATTCCGGCGGCAAGCCATCGCACAACCCCTGCACACTTTTGGTCCGGTTTCCTAGCAACCATTCACACTGGAAAAGGTGCAGAGAAAAAACAATATCAACATCACGCACATCGGTACAGCCTTTAGGACGGTCGGTACCCCGCTCCCCGGCCACACACTTACCGCTGccgtttgattgttttgtgtaGCTATTAGCGCTTCGCGTACGTTTTCCTCCTCGAAACCCATCTCGGCGATGGAGCTCACCAGCTCCGGCACAGGAACGACCGTTTTCTCCGAGTACAGGCGCACTATTTCCAGCAAGGCGGCCACGTTTTCACGCTTTATCTGTGGAAAGAGCGAAAGACCCCCATCGTGTCTTTCGTTAAAGAGGAACCGAtcgcacagcaaaacaacattGCATACCGTAAAAGGATCGCTCACATTCGCTGcctcgtcgttgtcgtcgcccGCCTCGAACGCCTCCTCTTCCTCGTCCAGCGAGTTCCCGACGGACGACGGTGTAGAGGCGGATCTACTATCACTGCCGGCGTTCGAACGTTTCCGTCCACGGTGAAGGCCGCCGCCAGTGGAGGGAGCACCGCTGGGCGATTCGTTAGCCGGCGAGTTTGCACCTTGAATTTGATTCATCGTTGCAGCGGACGAGCACGCAATTGCTGCGCTCTTATCACAGTTAAACAAGCGCGCCGTACTATCGTTCTGTATCAGCCAGTCCAGTGCCGCCGGGAACACATTCCTGTTGGGGGGGAGGTGTTGTGTGGTCAATTCGATTTTTTGTGGGATGACCCCAGGCCCCAGGCGGTTACTTACTTGGTAATTTGTAAGGCCTGATTGATTTTGTCCAGCGAAAATCCCATCTCGAGCAGCGTTTCGACCGAGCTGATCTGGTGCCGTTGCCGGTTGATGAGCCGCTGCTGGAACAGGGCGATCAGCTTCTCGGCACACGGTCCCGTCCCGTGCACGTAGGCGGACGCCCGGGACAGCGATATCATGATGCGCCGAAGGTCCTGTTGCAGCTGCAGCGAGGGAGTAAGAAACTTGTATCTCCATGGTGACGACCCGGTAGGCAGCCATCTACTTACGTCCGATTGCAGCATGCCTAGATTGAAGTTAACGGAAGCTTGATTTATGCGGGACAGCGGTATGTGGCGCGTTGCGGCCAATATTTCCGCCGGCGAAGGACCTTTCAGGCTTTCGTCGGCCGGCGTCGCATCGATGCGCTTCGCTACGAGCAGGAATTCCTctgaaatgaaagaaaaaacgcatcaaaacgGTTCTCTTCACGCTGCATATCCACAAGCCATTTACCTTCATCGTGCACGGCGTCACCGAGCAGATCGTCGTCGCGGAAGATGCGCCGATTGTGCGACCGTATCATCCGGTACCGATCGGCCAGCTCGTCCAGGTCGGACGAAAAGTGAGGCATCGTAAAGGCATTGCTGGCGAACTTTTCGAGCGCGTACATCTTCAGCTGCCGGCCGGAGAGGGTGCGGGCCACCTCCACATCGACCATGCCGCCCCGCGGGCTGATAATGCGCAGCGCAACGGACGGCGGTGCGGATGGGCCACCGCCTCCACCGTTCTCGTGCGTTTCCCTGCGGGATGATCTGCAAGAAGGGGGGGGCGCGGAAAGGGaagatgaaaattgaaaaattaaattgccGGTCCGGTCCAGAATTTGGAACCCAAATTTGGATCGATTGCACCACACACAACGCTGTAAGGATGCTGAATGCTTTTGGCTACCGTCCCTAAACATGAATATCCCAATTTATTGCTCaacccctctctctctccctctctctccctctctcttgcTATGCCTACACATAACAGTCCAATTTCCAGATGGTGGTTTGGGGATACGATGAATATTTAAACATCTTCACTGACCTATCGTCCACTGGCGAGGCGAACGAACGCGCGCTGACTCACACTGTGTGGTTCACCCGAAAACCGAACCGAGGAAAAAGACAGCGAAGAAACGGGGATCCAATCAATAAACAAACCACTTACCTGCTCTTTTTACCGAACCACCATCGGAATATCTTATCCATTACCGCGTATTTTTAACCCGCCACCTTCGCTGCCCACTTACCTCGAGCGCCATGTTCCGCTGGTTGACGGCGACGGTTGCTGCGATAGGTGATGGTGATGCGGCCCCTTCGACGTACGTTGCCCGTGGCGATGCTTGTGGCCGTGGTGACGTGATGGGGTGACAGTAGCGGAAGCAGCTCCAGCAACTGCTGCCACCGGCTGGTGCACGGGCGAAACGTTCGTACCGGGTGTCGTCGTGCCGGACGACGACGGTTCCGGACCGGTGGTGCTGGACGAGGCCGAGCTGCAGCTGGACGTGCCGTCGCCGAGACCGCGTGGTTGCGTCGCGGACTTGCGCGACTGCTGCCAGCGGGCACGCCGTTCGGCAAACTTTTCACGCATCCAGGGTATCATTCTGCACCGACACTGGGTGGCCGTACCGTTGCCCCGGGATGGCACCCCGACGATCAATACTGGCAATctggcactgctgctgctgctgctacggctCCTGGCTGGGGATCTAGGTCAAGCGCCA encodes the following:
- the LOC1273526 gene encoding centrosomin isoform X5 — translated: MSTGAPKLSTSLDESQLSQVKECLASFAEQTSPGVHQDATMDNSYAMGFRSPSINALTGHGSPVQVRSLRDNEEEISTLRKENFNLKLRIYFLEQKAGICTDNDTPGGLGVTSSSASNTSCDGNYLKQNIDLKVEVESLRQDLQSKHDLLCQAVKAMEVLEESHKKAEERHRELVNDLNHRIENHQAEIRSLELMAGELQKQHRELQLSTSLRGDPELQQQQEQHAAEEGKEGMTTRDNVGESLLDFLDAVQQHSELSVQEKLKVLEMENAVRQCQERNEQLTRQVEQLQAIIEEKASKISQLEMELGELRFENAELREESEKPQSNIEIDRLKKQNFDIRAELAEKLCVLDDTETKLKEKTLECTKTCKMVEKLIKTITEQDKELEKLKRNSNISLHSEHGMNGGATGALAGVAALAVPEIVDQDRKPVSQAEYDALVQRAKLLQQKNDTLIHKLCGNGGAGDHRNDRNIIIKQLNDELIKAREEAEKAQKWRKEYADLCAISTHRLEELAGFLDSLLRNKELIGSLSTDSRKAIRNAVDRSLDLSRSLNMSISVTGLSLIGTNNNSLAQLSCLSGYLDQSAVLEHGEHSSAGDDVDDEHDKENRASNVKGQTIQTGGHGALFGGLNQTKQMIETLRAENKALRGELMEQQQLQQQQHQQRTRRRESKERKSVPIEPISDSEAWSEPDRGVSLARIGLEDSSSALLRQKNGPAGGPTASLSSPTSGAAALELSSTSDNEPGLLAAAGLSSQRKSATVAEMKQLQETVASLSKELQDKNGTLLTVQSQLVDLDSELQRERIRAAKAQTEATETRQLSERWERDAAVHREQAEQAAQRLAALEGDIRQRDALIEKLRKEREQAAVDLRVAMMKLETMQSEYGELQQRHRRELDAMLAKEQQQLEELRQSLTESFRNELQLKQQSFDTALAQNYISKNIHQEKVRELNELHYRLEDAHNDLSAMAEAEEQLRRQLADCERSAAAMKKSLDEATLQASKAAIERTKALNEKRQLETELGFAHDELEQLKVEKNALNEQLQTIIRTQQQQQHPRSPRGSGGGNQSASGTDEEITPGVRRQLENSSPDLGIESDPGRLSNVELKFATSPQQRPLLKTLELTKSMSNLLLNPNQEVKPESSGESSKGAAGGEQQEGGGVDKTTVIHHDCAKIEVDYRDLMHRYNKTRHYLAVAYDKIKSSNKVKKQLEIEVKQQIHKTNVVLKTVQRNLDSGNDGAGEH